A genomic segment from Lignipirellula cremea encodes:
- a CDS encoding tetratricopeptide repeat protein, protein MKLIPLLTLLLVVWMGAAASFARAEGEGQADLDDATALKVNAESARDLEKVVNLCESAIKKGLDEQNDMFARQLLTSTLYENASLLTSQIFDKEEPDPRWPLMRQIAIPQLKKALQFNADMLDAHLLIARLQALPGGELEDGQRSADAAVKLAKSDKTKLAQALVLRAQLTENDDRQMADLNQAVKIDPANKDALRTRGLLRLNAGKDEEAIADFEQLIKVDGENATAYHAIAEAMTHLEKYKEARKYADKAIKLHPEQSLGYNLRARISVLEQKVDEALKDLDKAVEFGPRDISAHLLRARLLFEKEKFKEARDDVDRVLLLQPGLAQALLLRAMIHGNDQKYDDALRDLQKLVELDPTNTGYLLQMAAYLNASERPRAAIKVYDQVLAEDDADLFALRGRADAYLSVGDHAKAIGDYEQMLELDEKNSGALNNLAWVLATSTKDDVRDAKRAIKVATEACVVTDYKKAHILSTLAAAYAESGDFAEARKWSAKAVELAEGEDAEQLKKELESYKKEKAWREIQNVKEKPALGDPPGGSFEI, encoded by the coding sequence ATGAAATTAATTCCCTTGCTGACCCTGTTGCTCGTAGTGTGGATGGGCGCTGCTGCTTCGTTCGCTCGAGCCGAAGGGGAAGGACAAGCCGACCTTGACGACGCCACCGCCCTGAAGGTGAATGCTGAATCAGCCCGCGACCTGGAAAAGGTCGTCAACCTGTGCGAATCGGCCATCAAAAAAGGGCTCGACGAGCAGAACGACATGTTCGCTCGCCAGTTGCTGACCTCGACCCTGTACGAGAACGCCAGCCTGCTCACTTCGCAGATCTTTGACAAAGAAGAGCCCGATCCGCGTTGGCCCCTGATGCGACAGATCGCCATCCCGCAGTTGAAAAAGGCGCTCCAGTTTAACGCCGACATGCTCGACGCCCATCTGCTGATCGCTCGACTCCAGGCCTTACCCGGCGGCGAACTGGAAGACGGCCAGCGCTCGGCCGACGCCGCCGTCAAACTGGCAAAAAGCGACAAAACCAAACTGGCCCAGGCGCTCGTGCTACGGGCCCAGTTGACCGAGAACGACGACCGCCAGATGGCCGACCTGAACCAGGCCGTCAAAATCGACCCCGCCAACAAAGACGCACTCCGCACCCGCGGCCTGTTGCGATTGAACGCCGGCAAGGACGAAGAAGCGATCGCCGACTTCGAACAGCTCATCAAAGTCGACGGCGAAAATGCGACCGCCTACCACGCCATTGCGGAAGCAATGACCCATCTGGAAAAGTACAAGGAAGCACGCAAATACGCTGACAAGGCGATCAAACTGCACCCGGAGCAATCGCTGGGTTACAACCTTCGCGCTCGCATCTCTGTGCTGGAGCAGAAAGTCGATGAGGCCCTGAAAGATCTCGACAAAGCGGTCGAGTTCGGCCCCCGCGATATCTCGGCCCATCTGCTCCGCGCGCGGCTGTTGTTCGAAAAGGAAAAGTTCAAAGAAGCGCGTGACGACGTCGACCGCGTGCTGCTCCTGCAGCCCGGTCTGGCCCAGGCCCTGCTGTTGCGGGCCATGATTCACGGCAACGACCAGAAATACGACGACGCCCTGCGCGACCTGCAGAAACTGGTGGAACTGGATCCGACCAACACCGGATATCTGCTGCAGATGGCCGCCTACCTGAACGCCAGCGAACGTCCCCGCGCGGCCATCAAGGTCTACGACCAGGTCCTCGCCGAAGATGACGCCGACCTGTTCGCCTTGCGGGGAAGGGCCGACGCCTACCTGAGCGTGGGCGACCACGCCAAAGCAATCGGCGACTACGAGCAGATGCTGGAACTCGACGAGAAGAACAGCGGCGCCCTGAACAATCTGGCCTGGGTGCTGGCCACCTCGACCAAAGACGACGTGCGCGACGCCAAACGGGCCATCAAGGTCGCCACCGAAGCCTGTGTGGTCACCGACTACAAAAAGGCCCACATTCTCAGCACGCTGGCCGCCGCCTATGCCGAGTCGGGCGACTTCGCCGAAGCCCGCAAATGGTCCGCCAAAGCGGTTGAACTGGCCGAAGGGGAAGACGCAGAACAGCTCAAAAAAGAGCTAGAAAGCTACAAGAAGGAAAAAGCGTGGCGGGAAATCCAGAACGTCAAAGAGAAGCCCGCCCTGGGCGACCCGCCCGGCGGATCTTTTGAAATCTAG
- a CDS encoding IS256 family transposase, with protein sequence MNQSTTDRRSIPVADELDSEVVAFRQQFDGRSALDELIREGARKMLQAAIDAEVEAFLLEHHHRRDDQGRRLVIKNGTLPAREILTGAGPIEVQQGRVRDNTRDPEQRVQFSPSVLPAYLRKTEAIEDLIPWLYLKGVSTNDFTEALQAIVGERAKGLSANVIVRLKEQWSTEYETWSRRDLTGKQYVYVWADGIHVKVRLEDDANKKQCILVLIGATPEGKKELIAVLDGYRESEQSWSELLLDLKQRGLETPPKIAIGDGALGFWAALRKIFPTTKEQRCWVHKTANVLNSMPKSVQPKAKADLHEIYLAETKKDDLTALAFFLEKYEVKYSKACDCLRKDRDELLAFYDFPAEHWGHLRTTNPIESTFATIRLRHRKTKGNGTRRTSLAMMFKLAQSAAKRWRRLSGHEKIAFILQGKTFHDGIMQEENAA encoded by the coding sequence TCGCTTTTCGCCAGCAATTTGACGGCCGAAGCGCCCTCGATGAGCTGATCCGCGAGGGAGCCAGGAAGATGCTGCAGGCCGCCATCGACGCCGAAGTGGAGGCCTTTCTCCTCGAGCATCACCATCGTCGCGACGACCAGGGCCGCCGGCTCGTCATCAAAAACGGTACGCTGCCGGCCAGGGAGATTCTCACCGGCGCTGGTCCCATTGAGGTCCAGCAAGGCCGCGTTCGCGATAACACGCGGGACCCGGAGCAGCGCGTCCAATTTTCGCCGAGCGTGCTGCCGGCTTACTTGCGAAAGACCGAAGCGATCGAAGATTTGATCCCCTGGCTGTACCTCAAAGGCGTCTCCACCAACGACTTCACGGAGGCCTTGCAGGCGATCGTCGGCGAGCGCGCCAAAGGACTCAGTGCGAATGTCATCGTGCGACTCAAAGAGCAATGGTCGACCGAATACGAGACCTGGTCGCGCCGCGATCTGACCGGCAAGCAGTACGTTTACGTCTGGGCCGACGGCATCCATGTGAAGGTGCGATTAGAGGACGACGCCAATAAAAAGCAATGTATTCTGGTGCTGATCGGGGCCACGCCCGAAGGCAAAAAGGAACTGATCGCGGTGCTCGACGGCTATCGCGAAAGCGAGCAAAGCTGGTCGGAACTGCTGCTCGACCTGAAGCAGCGCGGCCTGGAAACACCGCCGAAGATCGCCATCGGCGACGGCGCACTCGGCTTCTGGGCGGCGTTACGCAAGATCTTTCCGACGACAAAAGAACAACGCTGCTGGGTGCACAAAACGGCGAACGTGCTCAACAGCATGCCCAAGAGCGTGCAGCCGAAAGCGAAAGCCGACCTGCATGAAATCTATCTGGCCGAGACGAAAAAGGACGACTTAACCGCGCTCGCTTTCTTCCTGGAAAAGTACGAAGTCAAGTACAGCAAGGCGTGCGATTGCCTCCGGAAAGATCGCGACGAACTGCTGGCTTTCTATGACTTCCCGGCAGAGCACTGGGGCCACCTGCGGACAACGAATCCGATCGAATCGACCTTCGCAACGATTCGCCTCCGCCATCGCAAGACCAAAGGCAACGGCACCCGTCGCACCAGCCTGGCAATGATGTTCAAGCTGGCCCAGTCGGCCGCGAAACGCTGGCGACGCCTTTCCGGCCACGAAAAGATCGCCTTCATCCTCCAAGGAAAAACCTTCCACGACGGCATCATGCAGGAAGAAAACGCCGCCTAA
- the holB gene encoding DNA polymerase III subunit delta' gives MWCGVEGHDEVVDRFRRALARGRLASSFLFVGPPGVGKRLFAERLAQTFLCSQQPEELLAPCGSCPNCRQVLAGSHPDLEIVVKPEGSSVIPVELFIGRRQHRMQEGLCHAISLKPMQGRRKVAIIDDADFFNEEGANCLLKTLEEPPPRSVLILVGASEQRQLPTIRSRCQTVRFGPLEPAVVAQLLVEQGEAEAETAQAAAALAGGSLAYARRFLDPELLEFRELLYRQLQSPAVHHGDFPKTLAAFVEAAGKEAPLRRARMREIFRFAAEFYRHLLHAQSGSDLPSDTVLQQAIAGVQRHWRHGEEAAALALECCLSAEEHVFANANQTSLLEWWVNELTVIARSGAPLLSFHEPRC, from the coding sequence ATGTGGTGCGGCGTGGAAGGGCATGACGAAGTCGTCGATCGGTTTCGTCGTGCGCTGGCGCGCGGCCGACTGGCCAGCAGCTTTCTGTTTGTCGGTCCGCCCGGCGTCGGCAAACGCCTGTTTGCCGAGCGCTTGGCCCAGACGTTCCTCTGCTCGCAGCAGCCCGAGGAATTGCTCGCTCCGTGCGGCTCCTGTCCCAACTGCCGGCAGGTGCTGGCTGGCTCCCATCCCGACCTGGAGATCGTCGTCAAGCCGGAAGGCAGCAGCGTGATTCCGGTCGAGCTGTTCATCGGCCGGCGACAGCATCGGATGCAGGAAGGGCTCTGCCACGCCATCAGCCTCAAACCGATGCAAGGCCGCCGCAAAGTCGCCATCATCGACGACGCTGACTTTTTCAACGAAGAAGGCGCCAACTGCCTGTTGAAAACGCTGGAAGAACCGCCGCCGCGATCGGTGCTGATCCTGGTTGGAGCCAGCGAGCAGCGGCAACTGCCCACGATCCGTTCCCGCTGCCAGACCGTGCGTTTCGGCCCGCTGGAACCCGCCGTCGTCGCCCAACTGCTGGTGGAACAAGGGGAAGCAGAAGCGGAAACCGCCCAGGCGGCGGCTGCGCTTGCGGGCGGCAGTCTGGCTTACGCCCGTCGCTTTCTGGATCCGGAACTACTGGAGTTCCGCGAACTGCTTTACCGGCAACTGCAGTCGCCGGCCGTGCATCACGGCGATTTCCCCAAAACGCTGGCGGCCTTTGTCGAAGCCGCCGGCAAGGAAGCCCCGCTGCGACGCGCCCGGATGCGCGAGATCTTTCGCTTCGCCGCCGAGTTCTACCGCCATCTGCTGCACGCCCAAAGCGGCTCGGATCTGCCGTCCGATACGGTTCTGCAACAGGCGATCGCCGGCGTGCAGCGTCACTGGCGACACGGCGAAGAAGCCGCCGCCCTGGCGCTGGAGTGCTGCCTTTCGGCCGAAGAGCATGTCTTCGCCAACGCCAACCAGACCTCGCTGCTGGAATGGTGGGTCAACGAATTAACCGTCATCGCCCGCTCCGGCGCCCCGCTGCTCTCCTTCCACGAACCGCGTTGCTAA
- a CDS encoding flagellar hook-basal body complex protein, whose protein sequence is MGLASALSTALTGLTGAETMIDVIGNNLANSQTVGFKASNAVFATQYLQTGSIGAAPTANSGGVNPRQTGLGSLVVDIRPDFTPGTIGPSASPTDMAIQGEGFFQVQAATGETLYTRNGIFTTNAQNQLVDASGNRVLGFGVDDKFQIQESVLVPLSIPLGASAVAAPTENVYLEGVLTPTGDLADTAAVVESGVLGDASAPRADSSGTTISVAAKDPAAPDDSITGNYSYMVTYYKNGEAESRPSVVLGPVHVTDGRVQLTDLPTPPAPGADGEFPAYDEVRIYRNLSDDPNSFYLVDTVSPGSNYVDSRSDAEISDLATAGNQPLDLDGPTINPGTRLVDVVRRDGLTYEPQFTTGVLEFTGDKGSRGLTTRQLEITEQTTVQDLVEFMEDALGIQSTLDDPSHPIPNSINNIPGESGTLPPGVSIVDGQIRVVSNNGVDNAVSLNLSSFRMTAVGGAVANPNLGFGNVQEAAGQSAVTDFVAYDSLGVPLNVRVTSVLESRTGSTTTYRWFADAGGNDPLHGADLSVGTGLVSFDSEGNFLSATNTTVAVARQNTPSTSPLEFNLDFSKVSGLSAGSASLAATRQDGSPAGSLSSYTIGEDGVIRGVFTNGVTRDLGQVELARFSNPSGLVQRGLNLYAQGVNSGLPIQGEPGENGVGSLVSGAVELSNTDVGRNLIDLVLASTQYRGNSRVITTVQQMMDELLNLSR, encoded by the coding sequence ATGGGCCTTGCATCAGCGCTGTCGACTGCGCTCACGGGATTGACCGGCGCCGAAACGATGATCGACGTGATCGGCAACAACCTCGCCAACTCCCAGACCGTCGGGTTCAAAGCCTCGAACGCGGTGTTCGCCACCCAGTACCTGCAGACCGGCAGCATCGGCGCCGCCCCCACCGCCAATTCCGGCGGCGTGAACCCGCGACAAACGGGCCTGGGGTCGCTGGTCGTTGATATCAGGCCCGACTTCACGCCGGGTACGATCGGCCCCAGCGCCAGTCCGACCGATATGGCGATCCAGGGCGAAGGGTTCTTCCAGGTGCAGGCCGCGACCGGCGAAACGCTCTACACGCGTAACGGCATTTTCACCACCAACGCCCAGAACCAGCTGGTCGACGCCAGCGGCAACCGGGTGCTGGGCTTTGGGGTCGATGACAAGTTTCAGATCCAGGAAAGCGTGCTGGTCCCGCTGTCGATCCCGCTGGGCGCCTCCGCCGTCGCCGCTCCGACCGAGAACGTCTATCTGGAAGGCGTCCTCACGCCGACAGGCGACCTCGCCGATACGGCCGCCGTCGTGGAATCGGGCGTGCTGGGCGATGCGTCCGCCCCGCGGGCGGATAGCTCGGGAACCACGATCTCCGTCGCCGCCAAAGACCCGGCCGCTCCCGACGACAGCATTACCGGCAACTACAGTTACATGGTCACCTACTACAAAAATGGCGAAGCCGAGAGCAGGCCGTCCGTCGTACTGGGGCCCGTCCATGTCACCGACGGCCGCGTCCAGCTCACCGACCTCCCCACGCCGCCTGCACCTGGCGCCGATGGCGAATTTCCAGCCTACGACGAGGTTCGCATCTATCGTAATCTGTCCGACGATCCCAACAGCTTCTATCTGGTCGATACGGTTTCGCCCGGCTCCAACTATGTGGATTCCCGTTCCGACGCAGAGATTTCCGACCTGGCAACCGCCGGCAACCAGCCGCTCGACCTGGACGGACCGACCATCAACCCGGGCACGCGTCTGGTCGATGTGGTTCGCCGCGACGGCCTGACCTACGAGCCGCAGTTCACGACCGGCGTGCTGGAGTTCACCGGCGACAAAGGCTCCCGCGGCCTGACGACCCGGCAACTGGAGATTACCGAACAGACGACCGTCCAGGATCTGGTCGAGTTCATGGAAGACGCCCTGGGCATCCAGTCGACGCTCGACGATCCGTCCCATCCGATCCCCAACTCGATAAACAACATCCCCGGCGAAAGCGGCACGCTGCCGCCCGGCGTATCGATCGTCGACGGGCAGATCCGCGTCGTCAGCAACAACGGCGTCGATAACGCCGTGTCGCTCAACCTGTCGAGCTTCCGCATGACGGCCGTCGGCGGCGCCGTCGCCAATCCCAACCTGGGCTTCGGCAACGTGCAGGAAGCGGCCGGCCAGAGCGCGGTGACCGACTTCGTCGCCTACGACAGCCTGGGCGTGCCGCTGAATGTCCGCGTTACTTCGGTGCTGGAATCGCGCACCGGCTCCACCACCACCTATCGCTGGTTCGCCGATGCGGGCGGCAACGATCCGCTGCACGGGGCCGATCTGTCCGTCGGCACGGGGCTGGTCAGCTTTGACAGCGAAGGGAACTTTCTGTCGGCGACCAACACGACCGTCGCCGTGGCTCGCCAGAACACCCCTTCGACTTCTCCCTTGGAGTTCAACCTGGACTTCAGCAAGGTATCGGGACTGTCCGCCGGCAGCGCGAGTCTGGCGGCGACGCGGCAGGACGGCTCGCCCGCCGGTTCGCTTTCCAGCTATACGATCGGCGAAGACGGCGTAATCCGCGGCGTGTTCACCAACGGCGTCACCCGGGACCTGGGGCAGGTGGAACTGGCCCGCTTCAGCAATCCCAGCGGCCTGGTGCAACGTGGTCTTAATCTGTACGCCCAGGGCGTCAATTCGGGCTTGCCGATCCAGGGCGAGCCGGGCGAAAACGGCGTCGGCTCGCTGGTATCCGGGGCGGTGGAGCTTTCCAATACCGACGTCGGCCGGAACCTGATCGACCTGGTGCTGGCCAGCACCCAGTACCGCGGCAACAGCCGGGTGATCACCACCGTCCAGCAAATGATGGACGAACTGCTCAACCTGTCGCGATAA
- a CDS encoding site-specific integrase — translation MTVALYLKGMWWSGLRVSESLELYWDRLDRLCVDFSRSRPLLSIPGEFEKGNKDRLHPMAPQFANLLQTVLPSHRVGTVFNPLGYKGDRPRSDWISKRVTAIGKAAGVHVASAGQSERFAGLHDFRRSFGERWAALLLPQQLKELMRHEDITTTLKFYVGRDAERTAQILWLEYDKRRGGQAL, via the coding sequence TTGACAGTAGCTCTCTATCTCAAAGGCATGTGGTGGTCTGGGCTCCGCGTCAGCGAATCGCTCGAACTCTACTGGGATCGCCTCGACCGGCTCTGCGTTGACTTCAGCCGAAGCCGGCCACTGCTCTCAATCCCAGGCGAATTCGAAAAGGGAAATAAAGACAGACTGCACCCAATGGCGCCCCAGTTCGCAAACCTGCTACAAACCGTTCTCCCATCCCATCGCGTCGGGACAGTCTTCAATCCGCTCGGCTACAAAGGCGATCGACCGCGTTCGGACTGGATTTCAAAACGAGTTACCGCGATCGGCAAAGCAGCGGGCGTCCATGTGGCGAGCGCCGGCCAGAGTGAGCGATTCGCCGGTCTGCATGATTTCCGGCGATCATTCGGCGAACGCTGGGCTGCGTTACTGCTCCCCCAGCAGCTAAAGGAACTCATGCGGCATGAGGACATCACAACAACGCTGAAATTTTACGTTGGTCGCGACGCCGAGCGAACGGCTCAAATACTTTGGCTGGAATACGACAAGCGAAGGGGCGGACAGGCTTTATAG
- the rlmN gene encoding 23S rRNA (adenine(2503)-C(2))-methyltransferase RlmN, translating to MVAGMPHILESPAESLPPWLAAHRYPAYRALQIRSWLFQRRAKTWEEMSDLPKKLRAELAEEFDLWTSTVVKHSQTEDGTEKLLLQLHDGGRIECVLLRDGERRTICISTQVGCAMGCVFCASGLDGVDRNLTTGEIVEQMLLLARLLPEDERLSHIVVMGMGEPLANLDNLLPALHAASDEQGLGISRRRITISTVGLPPAIRRLSQIDARYSLAVSLHAPDDELRNQLVPVNKKIGLDDILEAADEYFQVSGRRLTFEYVLLGGLNDGEDHALKLARLLRGRAALLNVIPYNPVAGLPYATPTQAAQDRFRDILTHGGINVQFRQRKGDKINAACGQLRRMTAPGLPQV from the coding sequence ATGGTCGCTGGCATGCCCCACATTCTGGAATCCCCTGCGGAGTCGCTGCCGCCCTGGCTGGCCGCTCATCGTTATCCGGCGTATCGCGCCCTGCAGATCCGCTCCTGGCTGTTCCAGCGACGAGCGAAAACCTGGGAAGAGATGAGCGATCTGCCCAAAAAGCTCAGGGCGGAGCTGGCTGAGGAATTTGACCTGTGGACCTCGACCGTCGTCAAACATAGCCAGACCGAGGACGGCACCGAAAAACTCCTGCTGCAGCTGCATGACGGCGGCCGGATTGAATGCGTCCTGCTCCGCGACGGAGAACGCCGCACGATCTGTATCAGTACGCAAGTCGGTTGCGCCATGGGCTGCGTGTTTTGCGCCAGCGGGCTCGATGGCGTTGATCGGAATCTGACCACGGGCGAAATCGTCGAGCAGATGCTGCTGCTGGCCCGTCTGTTGCCGGAGGACGAACGTCTCAGCCATATCGTGGTGATGGGAATGGGCGAGCCTCTGGCCAATCTCGACAACCTGCTGCCGGCTTTGCATGCGGCCAGCGACGAGCAGGGGCTGGGCATCAGCCGCCGGCGGATCACCATCTCGACCGTCGGCCTGCCGCCTGCCATTCGCCGTTTGAGCCAGATCGATGCCCGGTATTCGCTGGCCGTGTCGCTGCATGCGCCCGACGACGAGCTGCGGAATCAGCTGGTGCCGGTCAACAAAAAGATCGGCCTGGACGACATCCTGGAAGCGGCCGACGAGTACTTCCAGGTATCGGGCCGCCGGCTGACGTTTGAATACGTCCTGCTGGGCGGGCTGAACGACGGCGAAGACCACGCCTTGAAACTGGCCCGACTGCTCCGCGGCAGGGCGGCCCTGCTGAACGTGATTCCCTACAACCCGGTCGCCGGTCTGCCATACGCCACGCCCACCCAGGCGGCCCAGGATCGGTTCCGCGATATTTTGACCCACGGCGGCATCAATGTGCAGTTCCGCCAGCGCAAAGGGGACAAAATCAACGCCGCCTGCGGCCAGCTCCGCCGGATGACGGCGCCGGGGTTACCGCAGGTGTAA
- a CDS encoding DUF2806 domain-containing protein: MSGENSSASSVSNSLIKIDMDLTKPAVVLIEKVSNAIGGYWKPYQIREIAKAEVEAEKIRAAGQIEITELHQRALRRFIAEEAKHQANIEAITQEALPYVKEDAKAVDVEDDWLSHFFGECRTVSDEEMQKIWSAVLAGEANTPGTYSKRTVTMLSSLDKKDAALFQRLCGFVWMISGPAALVFDLANPIYSTQGITFQSLSHLDAIGLINFQGVAGLRLSHLPKKIDFFYYGERVRLEFPKENENALDMGHVMLSESGQQLAQVVKSSKSEAFKVYVFDYWRSKGLIVDTVESPQNSRNSDASSL; the protein is encoded by the coding sequence ATGAGCGGCGAGAATTCTTCGGCGAGTTCTGTAAGCAATTCATTGATCAAAATCGACATGGATCTTACGAAGCCAGCGGTTGTACTCATCGAGAAGGTTTCTAATGCGATCGGTGGATACTGGAAGCCCTATCAGATACGCGAGATCGCGAAGGCTGAGGTAGAGGCCGAAAAAATTCGGGCGGCGGGTCAAATAGAGATCACCGAATTGCATCAGCGAGCCCTTCGCCGATTTATCGCAGAAGAGGCCAAACATCAAGCCAATATTGAGGCCATTACCCAAGAGGCGCTTCCTTATGTTAAGGAAGATGCAAAGGCTGTCGATGTAGAGGACGACTGGCTTAGCCATTTCTTCGGCGAATGTAGAACTGTTTCAGATGAAGAAATGCAAAAGATTTGGTCGGCAGTTCTCGCTGGCGAAGCAAACACGCCTGGAACTTATTCCAAACGAACTGTCACGATGCTGTCTTCGCTCGACAAAAAAGATGCTGCCCTTTTTCAACGTCTTTGTGGATTTGTATGGATGATTAGTGGCCCAGCGGCTCTTGTGTTCGATCTGGCAAACCCAATCTATTCGACGCAAGGAATTACCTTTCAGTCCCTTTCTCACCTTGATGCGATCGGCTTGATCAACTTTCAAGGCGTCGCCGGCCTACGACTGAGCCACCTGCCAAAGAAAATTGATTTTTTTTACTACGGTGAAAGGGTTAGGCTTGAATTTCCAAAGGAGAATGAGAATGCGTTAGACATGGGACATGTAATGCTTTCGGAAAGCGGGCAACAGCTGGCTCAAGTGGTTAAGTCATCGAAGTCCGAGGCGTTCAAAGTCTACGTCTTTGACTACTGGAGGAGTAAGGGACTGATTGTCGATACGGTTGAATCCCCTCAGAACAGTCGAAATAGTGACGCTTCTAGCCTATAA
- a CDS encoding M20 family metallopeptidase, which yields MIDVVETLSSLVSIPSVNPMGRGAEGPHYYEAGMTTRLVQLFEQMGVPCQTQEVHPNRSNVYALLEGETPLDQGGVLMLWEAHQDTVPVEGMTIEPWTPTIRDGRLYGRGSCDIKGGMASMLAAFSRLVEDRPANRPHLVMACTVNEEHGYTGATALADLWHDPAQVDHPLRRFLPRAPDGIIVAEPTELNVVSAHKGVARWRCRAKGRAAHSSSPSAGDNAIYRMARVLGILQKHAEQDVPRLGSHPLVGTPTLSVGVISGGISVNTVPAECVIEIDRRVLPGESAPEARQQVIDHLTAALGDDALHVEHDAPFIMSGGLSDEDNGDLATRLAAIAKDYGGGKIIGVPFGTDASAYSAANARSVVFGPGSIAQAHTCDEWIDIQQLQQAAEILYQFGSAS from the coding sequence GTGATCGACGTTGTAGAGACGCTAAGCAGTCTGGTCAGCATCCCCAGCGTGAACCCGATGGGACGCGGAGCCGAGGGACCGCACTACTACGAAGCCGGTATGACGACCCGCCTGGTGCAACTGTTTGAACAGATGGGCGTTCCCTGCCAGACCCAGGAAGTACACCCGAACCGCTCCAATGTGTACGCCCTGCTGGAAGGGGAAACGCCGCTGGACCAGGGCGGCGTGCTGATGCTCTGGGAAGCCCATCAGGACACCGTGCCTGTCGAGGGGATGACGATCGAACCCTGGACGCCCACTATCCGCGACGGTCGTTTGTACGGTCGCGGTTCGTGCGATATTAAGGGCGGCATGGCCAGTATGCTGGCCGCCTTTTCCCGTCTGGTCGAGGATCGACCGGCGAACCGCCCCCATCTGGTCATGGCGTGCACCGTCAACGAAGAACACGGCTATACCGGCGCCACGGCCCTGGCGGACCTGTGGCATGATCCGGCCCAGGTCGATCACCCGCTGCGCCGCTTTTTGCCGAGGGCGCCCGATGGCATCATTGTGGCCGAACCGACCGAGTTGAATGTGGTGTCGGCCCACAAGGGAGTCGCTCGCTGGCGTTGCCGGGCCAAGGGTCGGGCCGCCCATAGCTCCAGTCCCTCCGCCGGCGACAATGCCATTTACCGGATGGCCCGCGTGCTGGGCATCCTGCAGAAACACGCTGAACAAGACGTCCCCCGGCTGGGCAGCCACCCGCTGGTTGGTACGCCGACGCTCAGCGTGGGCGTGATTTCCGGCGGCATCAGCGTGAACACCGTGCCGGCTGAATGCGTGATTGAGATCGACCGCCGCGTCCTGCCCGGCGAGTCGGCCCCGGAAGCTCGTCAGCAGGTGATCGATCACTTGACCGCGGCCCTGGGCGACGACGCCTTGCATGTGGAGCATGATGCGCCGTTTATCATGTCGGGCGGGCTGTCCGACGAGGACAACGGCGACCTGGCCACCCGGCTTGCCGCCATCGCCAAAGATTACGGCGGCGGCAAAATCATCGGCGTTCCCTTTGGCACCGACGCGTCGGCCTACTCGGCCGCCAATGCCCGGTCGGTCGTGTTCGGCCCCGGTTCCATCGCCCAGGCCCATACCTGTGACGAGTGGATCGACATCCAGCAGCTGCAGCAGGCGGCCGAAATTCTGTATCAATTCGGCTCCGCGAGTTAG